TGAAGGGCGACTGCTAAGATCATAACATAATGTTAATTGTGATATTTCTCTTGTCTACCATTTATATGGTTAAGGTACACTCCATAAATTCTGTAATAGGATAGCTTGTGCTCAGCTTGTCTTAAATGGGGCGGTCATCAGTTTTATAAGGTTTTATGTTTGTTCTGTAATCTGTTCATCATTTTATGCAAGCCGAGCATGGGCATGCTGCTACttcttttaatatgaaaaaaataaaataggaaaGGCATTTTTCTCTGCAGCCACTGTCTTGGAAGCTGCTATCTTTTCCATGATTATTGTATGAAAAATAGACCATTCTTCAAGCCGAAGCCCTCTTTTATGGAGTTATCTGTCTTTATTACTCGGTTCAAATTTCAATCTGTTGTGTACGTGCTTGAAAAATTAAATGCAACACTGTCCAAGCTGATTAACATAGCAGGTTCTTACATTAATTCACCAGAAGTTGTATGCTTAAAATTGAAGTCGACTTTATGAAACAACAATTTCAGTGGCTGACAACATTAGGAATAGCAACGTTCTCATTTTCTCCTCTCTGTGACAACGATTGATGAAATCAACAAATTGGAAATTAGAAAGTGGGTGTTCAATTGATTggttaattaaatttcaaaccaataaaattagattattgcaaagagaaaatacataaataaatcatatactgaaatatttaaaaaaatcaaatcaaatgctACTTTCTCTTAAGTAATTTCTCATTGAattaacaaatatatataataaatttttttaaaaataataattaaatttagctcgatttatcaataattttaaaaataatgtttaatattttagttaagtcAGTATGtagtgattaaaaaaaataaattgtgaaAAACTATTTTTTACAATACTTGACTAAGCGCTACCTAAATAACTATCTGTTATTCTTGCTAAGGCAGGAATAAAAACACAGGGATAACTTGCCCTTTTCGTTGCCATTCCTACCGCAATGCGACAAACTTTGGAAGGAGATGGGAAAATTAGCATGAATTATTGTAAGTATAGAGCttgtttcctttttattttagtattattGGCTTTGGCTCTCAAATTTCACTTGGTCCAATCTCTAGGAGCACTGGAGAATTTTCCTTTGCAGATTTGAGGATCAATGAAATCTGTGTTCGAAAACCATTTACTCTAGTTTTTCAATATTGATGTTGGATTATGAATAATGAAATAGTTTCATTTTACTTTTTCAAAAACATATTTACcaagaattataaataaaaatagagcaaaaacaaagaaaatctaAATTCATTACTAAAGACAGATTATTACAACAACAGAACATgaactctttttcttcttttttccatCTCTCTCCCTCTTAGTTCTCTCCTTATTTCCAGCAGCAACTTCTCCCTTTCTGAAGGAAAATTTTGCACTTGCATCAGCTATAAATATagctattttcttttcttcaacCAAAACAGAAATTGTAAACATGAATATTAGAGCAAAAACAAGCTTAAGAATGAAGATGGAAACATAAACTTTATTACTAGAAAAAGCCAGAAGATCACAACAAGAATATAAACTCTTTTTCTCACGGTGAGAAGTGGACCAAAAGATGAGAACCATTAAAAGTGCACCAGCAATAATCTATAAGACTTCTTGGAACAAGGATTTCAATTAAACAGCAATAATCTCAAAGAAAGGCGAAGTTCATGTCCAGCTATGACAAAAATGGAGCTTATAGTAAATACATATATGTaacaaaagagagaaaaataaactTCATCATGCATTCTGCAGCATATGTCAACAGTGAAATCGGTTGGCCAtgcttgaatatatatatagtttcagcataaagaagaagaacaagatTTCCATGAGTAGGAGCAAGGCTGCTGGATTGATAGATAGCATATTAACACCCATAATTAATTAGGTGGTTGCACAGTTAGTCACCTAATCACTAGTTTTCATCACAGAAAATGAATGTTGCTTACTTCTTCCATTAACAATTCAGAAGCCTGCAAAAATTCCAAAATATATCAAAAGATCAGCCTCACGCCCTCTTTGTCTGCTCATCCTAAAGCATGAAAAACCTAACAAGAAGCAAAAGGATTATGAATACAATGCTAGAAACTATATAATCAAACACGGCAGCTAGTGAAGTAGCATTAGCATCAGATCAAATGGGGAGAATCAAGATTCTTGTATTAACATGTTTGACAGGTTTCTTATTGCTTATGCCGGCTGAAGTTGATGGCGTCCCACATCCAGCACGCAGTGTGTGCATCTCCCAAATTTCACTGGCCAATTATGCTTGTGGAGGGCTGGATCCGTCGCCGATATCCGACATTTTCCACCACCATCATCATGGGCACGGGCATAGGCATAATAGACATGGGAGCTTAACCCATGAAACACCTACAGAGAGCTGTTGTCGGTGGCTGAACAATGTGGAAAATGAATGCGTCTGTGATTTGCTGATTCAGTTGCCAGCATTTCTTTCGAAGCCTGCGCATCAGCTTACTGTCGTTATTGGCGAGTATTGTAGAGTTACTTTTTCATGCAGTGGACGAGTGAGACCATGACGCTTTTTATTTCCTGCTGCCTTTTGATAAGTCTTCTTTATAAGGCATTCCCCTAATATATCAATTTGCAAGgcaaatttagttttttttcaaCTTCAAAATAAATGATGTTTAGATTTAATACCAAACAAATTATTCAATACACCtggaaaatgattttttttttcttttaaaagggagtaatttttataaaaaatatatatatttaattttttaaagaaaaattgagaaatttaattAAGCATTGTAAAGTctcaatagaaataaaatattataagtaGGAATTGAAACGGATCCATTTTATCAATCCTGTAAATAATGGGCAGCTCTACTTAATACATGTGGTATGCCATTAGCAAATCAAGGAATAGAGATATAACAAATACTAATACTATTCGTCTCATCAAGTAGAGAGTTACGGTTATAAATAATTGAATCAAAAATCGAATAATCTATATAACTGGAatatagataaattttattaagcaTCGTAAAGTCTCAATAGAAACAAAATATAAGTAGGAAGTGAAATAGATCCATTTTATCAGTCCTGTCAAATAATGGGCAGCTCTACTTAATACATGTGGTATGCCATTAGCAGATCAAAGAATAGAAATATAACGAACACTAACACTATTCGTCTCATCAAGTAGAGACTTACAGTTATAAATAACTGAATCAAAGATCGAATAATCTATATAACTGGAATAAGTAATagctcaaaatttaatttttttttaagtatatttcttaaatgtaaaaaaatattttataaaaaacaaaCAGATGCTAAATTTAAGTTTTGTATAACCTAGAACTAGATTTTCTGCAAAACCACaatcataatatatataaaaaatgaattaagtCTCTTTTCATcctaaagtttattttttttattgcataAAATTAACTGGAGAATCATTAGCTAACAAAAGATTGGCTAATGAGGATTTGGACCAAACAACCAAGTAAAAGGAATCTATTCTGTAAAGGGTTTTACAAAGGAATTTCTTTTTCCTAATTTTTGAATCTTTAATTTCAGTGGATTACTATACATATTCATAAAGAAAAATTCTTCCTTTTGTCAAAATATATTCTGTCATATGGAAAATTCGGATTCAACACctccaattatatatataaatgtaattttaaaaaaacatcTAGGGTCTTTTTGgcaaaatttatttgtaaaaaataattcaattaaatttttatacaattatGATTTcgatgttttttaaaaaaaatattttaagttaattttttttataaatcaattgactttaatttattagaaattacaatttattaattcaaagtgaaaatagaatataataaatgagtcaattaaaaaaaataaatacccaTTCATTTATTAATGTGTTCTAATTTAAATAGCCGAAATTATTACTTTCATTTCAGGTTATTCTCCAAATTTATTgtataatattttcatatattgaATTTAGAAAACATATTGCGCAATAAAGTCTTTGGTTATTCCTGAAGTGGCAGCTGTGACTCTGTGaagaaactctctaacaatgGCGCTGCTGGGTTTGGCCACAAGCTTCTTCCACATCTCCTCGGCTTCCATGCTTCCTCGTTTACGAAAAACTTGAGTGGCATCAATCCGATGAATGTTCCACCCCTTGACATTTTTCAGCCGCCGGATTTTCTCCAGTTGCCGATGAGCTAACTTACAGTTGTTATTTTTAACCTCACGTATTGCTTCAAGAAATAGTCTCTCGCAGTTTTCTCCATCGGAAAAAGCTTCAGCTCTCAAGTACTTGTCCAGCTCCGGGACTCCGATCGATCTCCTGATCCCTCTGGAGTAATCTGCCAAGGGATCGAAGATGTTCCTCACCTCATCAACCATTCCTTTGAAAACCATTTCATCGACTCGCTTGCAAAGGAAATCGTTCAGCACAGGCATTGAGACATCCACCCACAGGAAGCAGCAATCGTATTTTGATCGGAATCTATAATCTGCATCATCCACCAAGGCCTCAATGTATGAATTGGAGCCTCCAACGATGATTGGAAGTAAGCCCCTAGTCGAAATTGATTCAACAGCAAGTGAAGCCATGTTGCAGAAATCTTTAGCTGTGAAGTCTGCATTAGGATTTACTTCTCCAAGCAGGTGGTGTGGTATACCGGATCTCTCTTCTTCAGTGATTTTGTTGGTTGTTATTTCAAGGCCCTTGTAGATTTGCATTTTATCAGAGTTGATGATTTCTGCTGGGAATTGGGTTGCCAGGTCTATGGAGAGTCTGGACTTGCCAGTGCCAGTTGCGCCCATTAAAATCACCACCTTTGTTTTCTGCCACCTTACAATGTCCATTTTGAGCCTATTGGTGGGAATGTCAAGCACGTGACTATGTGTTTGGTGGCAGATAGACATGGAAAGTTTCAtgatgaacctgtttaatcaaAGATGAAAAAGGGTTATGTTAATATGATTTTAATCTCCCCCTATATATAGAAAGATGTCAAAACAGAAGAAAaggttaatttaatttgattaatgaaAGATAATACAAGGATAATTTTGCACAGTCAAGCAACAGAAGACGCACATAttacaatttatatataaatattcctTTTGGGAACCTCACCTTATTGGTATAAAGGAAGACGCAacttgaaaaaaaaaggaaggaaatgCTTATATCTTTAATGTCAATACCATGCAATGAGAATAGGTGAAATAAAAGATGCAAAGAGTAATACCTACGAGTGAAATAGGATGGCACCGACTCCTTTCTCTCTTAGCGAGTAGTATTAAATCCAAACTGCTTTTAACACTTAAAGATAATGGTAAATCGAATCGATCTtgattaatgaaatttaaaacagtgagaattgaaaaaaaaaggttGAGATTAGATGATTGTAATGATTGGTATCATTAATTTTCTTCCCGGTGTCAGCATACACTGATCTTCTTACTCAATAGTTGTTGCAAGAAGCCATGGTAAGAGTGGTATATATAGGGATTTGGCAAGTGGGTTTTTGAGGGCAAGGCCAGGTTTCCGTTGACGTTCTTATTCCCAAAagccaaaaagaaagaaaaatatatggACCATTAAGAGATGTGGAAAGGTTATGGGCAGAAAAAGAATCTCTTAAATATGATGAAGATTTGATATTTCATTGGTATTTGTTGCATTCTTCCAGCTTAATCTCCTTTCCACGCAAGCCATTGAACTAGATATCATTATATATCCCATGTACgtgtatttatatataatggTGGGATCGGGATCACAATATCTTCTCTGGTTTGATAATTTTCAAAGAGAAAATGATGTCATCAGTCGCCATTAATTAGCAGCAGGAGACTTAACAAACAGGAGCACATTCGGACAGAGTTTTATGTTATAAGATTAATTAGTCAAATGAAGATGCCATGCTTTTGAACGAAGTGCAAGGGCAGGGTACTTCAACCTTAAAGGTGGTCTGAGGGAGTTGCAGGGTCTCGTCAAGATTCGTTATAGCGACAAGGGAATGTCAAGCCTGGTTGGACTCGACCATAGACGAAGCTTTCGCTCTTGCCAAAAACATCTGATTCCTTCCCATCAACCAAGTGGGCCGGGGATGGCTGAAACCATTGTTTTGTTGGCATTAACTGGTGATGCTATATCTTTTGGACTTTTGCAAGTAACCTGTCGACTAACTATTGGCCAAATCATGTTCGCACTAAGTCCGCCTACTAACGGGTAAAGTATTTTGGGTAAAGTATTTTCGTGAGTATCTGTTTCTTTTATAAGTATTTAACTCTCCAACCCAAgcaaaaaaattctaaatataTCGAATCCGCTTGCTAAGATAGCCAAAAAATTCTAAATATATCGAATCCGCTTGCTAAGATGACTTATTATTGTGagtatttatttcatttatgagaattaaattttcaactccacttaaaatagaaaaatatcgAATTACTTATCTTAATTCAATAGAAAAGTGTCGAACTACCTATCTTAACTCTTAATTCAATAGAAAAGTGTCGAACTACCTATCTTAACTCATTGGTTCAGTTTAGTAATTTATTGGTTTAATTAAAATGTCCAGAAATTAGTTTTGAGGGAAAGCATTTGGCCTACCAGGCCACCATTGCTGTGAACGTGGTTTGCCTAGTCCACTAAGCATCACCCTTGAATATGGAAATGCCGAAATGGTCCACTCATCCATATTTCTTTGAAACCTTTTATGTGATATTAGGAAAATTTGCATCAAATTACCAATGAGCTTTGCTAGTTTTGCATTAAAGGTAAAGAGTCGGTGTTAGCTAAGTTCAATGAAAGTGAAAACAATCAACGGAGTGATGAGATGTTAGCTAAGTTCAACGAAAAGTGAAAAACAATGAATGGAATAATAGTTTGGCCTCCTCATGAAGAAATTTCAGGTCTTGAGCCAAATGGCAGAACTAAAAGACTATCTCCTTCCTACCATAACTGCTgatttaaagaatttttttttttaatctcaagTTATTTCTCattttgagaattttaatatagtataaattttaaatatttgcatgaaaatttatattttcatgaatacatttttaattaattatgatgGTTATATTAGATGCAATTGATCATTAACTTGAACCGAAAGATAGGTCAGGGGAGGAGTAGTGGAAGTAAGGTGTAGTCTATTTGGGAAATGGACCGGCAATTCCTTCTGGTAGAGAAGTTGCAGCCACTAAGTTAATGTTATGCTCTGTTTATGGCTTGAAAAATGTGCAGCAATGCTCTGCCTACTTGTTGAATAATAATGTAACAAAGTGGACATAATCGATGAGGATTTAGAAACATGAGAAGTCAACAGCGGAGTTGGATAAATTGGAAAATTTTCAAAAgcattgttgatttttttttctacttttcttTCTGCGAAATTACAGAAATTATTCTACTAAGATTTGGTTTGTAAATTAAAAAGAGAAGTACTTTAACTATTGAACTACAGGACTTTATTgggtttcatttttattttggtATCTGTTTGTCCTATGATCTCCGAGTTAAGAGGCCTTTTTTAGTCTGGCTTTGTGGTGGGGAAGCTTGATTTGCAAGGTTGTAcatttttttccttattttaagCTGGTGCATTCAATATAGGATAGTCATTTATGTACTAATGTtctataaaatgataaattaattaaaaaaatttaaaaatttattaattaattcttctattataaaaaaatatattaaaatatttttaatattttaaaaaatttattaattagttttttaattaatttcactatttaaatattataaaaaaattaaaatatttataatatgaaaaatttaagaaatcaattaataaattttttaaaattataaccaTGAAAAGGGTATTGATATAAATCTGATTGGTAGGCCACTTGAGAGAATCGTGAGGGGGAATGGGAGCAGTCCCACGACAACTTATCGCCACATTCAACGTCATTATAAGACTTTGCTTTTAAGCTtcccaactttttttttttttcttttaaaatgggGAGTGGTTGAAATGGGAAGTGAAATTGATTTTgagatctctcagatttacttgaaagcacttaccaccagactgaATTTGTGAGTGCAGCtttccaattttttttaatttgagaaTATCGCAACTTGtcctttcattttatttaaaattaacaatCAATTTAtggataatataaaaatttaagtactAGCAtactaaaaaacaaaaaatggtgaaatttcccttttttttaagTCGGTGCAACTCTCCTACGTATAAGAcaagagaaaaaaatttaaaaaaaatttaattttatttatatatttattgttaaaaatctaatttaattttttattaatttttgttcaaatatcaaattatttaaaaaataataataaatttaaaaaattttagcttCTTGTTTTTCTGagtaaatcaaaaaattaagaaatttatccTAACGAGCAATAAATTgaatttcttgatttttttttaatccaaatcaataaattaaaaagtttagctcaaaaattttatttttagcttaaaat
The sequence above is a segment of the Manihot esculenta cultivar AM560-2 chromosome 5, M.esculenta_v8, whole genome shotgun sequence genome. Coding sequences within it:
- the LOC110616314 gene encoding adenylate isopentenyltransferase 3, chloroplastic — encoded protein: MKLSMSICHQTHSHVLDIPTNRLKMDIVRWQKTKVVILMGATGTGKSRLSIDLATQFPAEIINSDKMQIYKGLEITTNKITEEERSGIPHHLLGEVNPNADFTAKDFCNMASLAVESISTRGLLPIIVGGSNSYIEALVDDADYRFRSKYDCCFLWVDVSMPVLNDFLCKRVDEMVFKGMVDEVRNIFDPLADYSRGIRRSIGVPELDKYLRAEAFSDGENCERLFLEAIREVKNNNCKLAHRQLEKIRRLKNVKGWNIHRIDATQVFRKRGSMEAEEMWKKLVAKPSSAIVREFLHRVTAATSGITKDFIAQYVF
- the LOC110614822 gene encoding uncharacterized protein LOC110614822, with translation MRQTLEGDGKISMNYCFLLLMPAEVDGVPHPARSVCISQISLANYACGGLDPSPISDIFHHHHHGHGHRHNRHGSLTHETPTESCCRWLNNVENECVCDLLIQLPAFLSKPAHQLTVVIGEYCRVTFSCSGRVRP